A section of the Clostridium felsineum DSM 794 genome encodes:
- a CDS encoding ACT domain-containing protein → MEVVIKISESGAKKYLLIDTAVLPDVFYEVIRVKELLRAGKVKDITEAVKTVGISRSTYYKYKDYVFNVSDGLKSQKVTISILIEHRRGTLSEVLDELAQTFCNILTINQDIPINNTANVNITFDISGISKDVKDIVEELKMIKNVLKVEILAME, encoded by the coding sequence ATGGAAGTGGTGATTAAAATTAGTGAATCTGGAGCTAAAAAGTATTTGCTTATTGATACAGCAGTGCTGCCTGATGTGTTTTATGAAGTTATACGTGTAAAAGAACTTTTAAGAGCTGGAAAAGTTAAAGACATTACTGAAGCGGTTAAAACGGTTGGAATAAGCAGAAGTACATATTATAAATACAAGGATTATGTATTTAATGTTTCTGATGGACTGAAGAGTCAAAAGGTTACTATATCAATTTTGATAGAACATAGAAGGGGGACCTTGTCAGAAGTATTAGATGAGCTTGCTCAGACATTTTGCAATATACTTACAATAAATCAGGATATACCAATAAACAATACAGCCAATGTTAATATTACCTTTGATATAAGTGGCATATCAAAGGATGTTAAAGACATTGTTGAAGAGCTTAAAATGATTAAAAATGTATTGAAGGTTGAAATATTAGCCATGGAATAA
- the thrB gene encoding homoserine kinase, with translation MIRVRIPATSANMGAGFDTLGMALKLYNEITIEETQGKTEIKLLGGELDKNYKENLTYISITKVYDFFNRKYDGFKIDMSETNIPLSRGLGSSAACIVGGIVGANALIGGSMTYMDMLKIATDIEGHPDNVAPALLGGIVTSINDNGNIIYSKVNVKSHFKYAVMVPNFKVSTALSRGVLPDSYLREAVVFNISRCAMLISILNNGEDEKLRYVLQDKIHQPYRKKLINNVDEIFLKAKEYGALGEFISGSGSTLIAVLKEEDKNFIASMKLYLNTLKDKWKIIEVESDNQGAVII, from the coding sequence ATGATTAGGGTTAGGATACCTGCTACAAGCGCAAATATGGGGGCTGGTTTTGATACATTAGGTATGGCGCTTAAGCTTTATAATGAAATAACAATTGAAGAAACCCAGGGTAAAACTGAAATTAAACTTTTGGGGGGAGAGCTTGATAAAAATTATAAAGAAAATTTAACTTATATAAGTATTACAAAAGTATATGACTTTTTTAACAGGAAGTATGACGGTTTTAAGATAGATATGTCTGAAACTAATATACCGCTTTCTAGGGGGCTAGGAAGTAGTGCAGCATGTATTGTGGGAGGTATAGTTGGAGCTAATGCGCTTATAGGTGGCAGTATGACATATATGGATATGCTTAAAATAGCCACAGATATTGAAGGGCATCCGGATAATGTAGCGCCAGCACTTTTAGGGGGAATTGTAACAAGCATAAATGATAATGGAAACATAATATACTCTAAGGTGAATGTAAAATCACATTTTAAGTATGCAGTCATGGTCCCAAATTTTAAAGTTAGTACAGCACTTTCAAGGGGAGTTTTACCTGATTCATATTTAAGAGAAGCTGTGGTTTTTAATATTTCAAGGTGTGCTATGCTTATATCAATACTTAATAATGGAGAAGATGAAAAACTTAGATATGTTCTTCAAGATAAAATTCATCAACCATATAGGAAGAAGCTTATAAATAATGTAGATGAAATCTTTTTAAAAGCAAAAGAATATGGAGCACTTGGAGAATTTATAAGTGGTTCTGGTTCGACTTTGATTGCTGTACTTAAAGAAGAAGATAAAAATTTTATAGCTTCAATGAAATTATATCTTAATACACTTAAAGATAAGTGGAAAATTATCGAAGTTGAAAGCGATAATCAGGGGGCTGTTATAATATAA
- a CDS encoding GNAT family N-acetyltransferase, producing the protein MFDVDIKFEDICVNNIEEEDLSQLREILRDKKFYLNDDELREIYLECYMSECEIFTKILKKGKFIGVFRGRIEFKSSNMIWISYFYINNKYSLKKSNQDILMNILDYFSHNFGVCDFITGVTNSEKDMIDMWKNNDFRTVRINKEFYSDKDYKEDLMIMKKYNSI; encoded by the coding sequence ATGTTTGATGTTGATATAAAATTTGAGGATATATGCGTAAATAATATTGAAGAGGAAGATTTGAGCCAACTAAGAGAAATACTAAGGGATAAAAAATTTTACCTAAATGATGATGAGTTAAGAGAAATATATTTGGAATGTTATATGAGTGAGTGTGAGATTTTTACTAAAATATTAAAAAAAGGTAAGTTTATTGGGGTGTTTAGAGGAAGAATAGAATTTAAAAGTAGTAACATGATTTGGATATCTTACTTTTACATAAATAATAAATATAGCTTGAAAAAAAGCAATCAAGACATATTAATGAATATATTGGATTACTTTTCCCACAATTTTGGAGTGTGTGATTTTATAACAGGTGTTACTAATAGTGAAAAAGATATGATAGACATGTGGAAAAATAATGATTTTAGGACGGTAAGAATAAATAAAGAGTTTTATTCAGATAAAGATTACAAAGAAGATTTAATGATAATGAAAAAATATAACTCTATTTAG